One window of uncultured Methanoregula sp. genomic DNA carries:
- the purF gene encoding amidophosphoribosyltransferase, whose translation MCGIVGIIDTKSVSIQLYYALYALQHRGQESAGISTFEDTMPHKFKSSGLVADAFSPEILSDLKGYVGIGHVRYTTPKGNIRENIQPLNFQFQDHFLSIALNGGLINRDELRSEYERTGQIFTTTSDAEIIAHILINEINTTGNVEDAVRRCMRKIQGSYSVVAMIDGILYGFRDPLGIKPFCIGKTASGYIIASESIALDANNAVFIRHVSPGELIRVDLEGIRSTQIAIADRKAHCIHEYIYFSRVDSNLDGVSAYKFRLEVGKKLCEEAPVIADFVCSIPNGGNTFAIGYAEQSKIPYGEAMIRNPYLMRNVNSPSQREREMVIQSIFNLFPSHLKDKSIILIDDSIVRGTVAKKLIKMMYDNGAREIHMRIGCPAIKVSCHLGGDMPNQEDLIASCRNEEEVRQTIGATTLRYISIEKLNECLRVQYNNLCTGCLTGIFPIANVSEVKSEQPKIKYLDNSFQSNFDQFSSKDFQAEK comes from the coding sequence ATGTGCGGTATTGTAGGTATTATCGATACGAAAAGTGTTAGTATTCAACTTTATTATGCCTTATACGCTCTTCAGCACCGTGGTCAAGAGAGTGCTGGAATATCCACTTTTGAAGATACTATGCCTCATAAATTCAAGAGTTCTGGCCTTGTAGCGGATGCTTTTTCACCTGAAATTCTTTCAGACTTGAAAGGATATGTGGGTATTGGGCATGTCCGATATACGACACCCAAAGGAAATATTAGAGAGAATATCCAGCCGCTCAACTTTCAATTCCAAGATCATTTTCTTTCAATAGCCCTAAATGGGGGTCTAATAAATAGAGATGAACTCCGCTCTGAATATGAACGGACTGGACAGATCTTTACCACAACGAGCGATGCCGAGATTATTGCACATATCTTAATTAATGAAATTAATACCACAGGAAATGTAGAAGATGCTGTTCGTCGTTGCATGCGAAAAATTCAGGGATCGTACTCTGTTGTCGCTATGATTGATGGAATTCTCTACGGATTTCGTGATCCGTTAGGTATTAAACCATTTTGCATCGGTAAAACTGCCAGTGGATATATAATAGCGTCTGAGAGTATAGCTTTGGATGCTAATAATGCTGTGTTTATAAGACATGTAAGTCCTGGCGAACTTATTCGGGTTGATTTAGAAGGAATTCGAAGCACTCAGATAGCAATTGCTGATCGAAAGGCCCACTGCATCCATGAATACATCTATTTTAGTAGGGTTGATTCGAACCTTGATGGTGTATCAGCTTATAAGTTTCGATTGGAGGTTGGAAAGAAACTTTGTGAAGAAGCACCAGTAATTGCAGATTTTGTCTGTTCAATACCAAATGGTGGAAATACATTCGCTATCGGATACGCAGAACAATCAAAAATTCCCTACGGGGAAGCAATGATAAGGAATCCATATTTAATGAGAAATGTCAATTCTCCTTCTCAACGAGAACGGGAAATGGTTATTCAATCGATATTCAACTTATTTCCATCCCATTTGAAGGATAAATCCATCATTTTAATAGATGATAGTATTGTTAGAGGTACCGTTGCCAAAAAATTGATCAAGATGATGTATGATAATGGCGCGCGTGAGATCCATATGCGCATTGGCTGTCCTGCTATTAAGGTATCCTGTCATCTTGGTGGAGATATGCCGAATCAAGAAGATTTAATAGCAAGCTGTCGGAATGAAGAGGAAGTCCGACAGACAATTGGAGCAACAACACTCCGCTATATTTCTATTGAGAAATTGAATGAATGTTTACGTGTTCAATATAATAATCTTTGTACCGGTTGCCTAACAGGAATTTTTCCAATAGCAAATGTCAGTGAAGTAAAATCTGAACAACCTAAAATTAAATATCTTGATAATTCGTTTCAGTCAAATTTTGATCAGTTTAGTTCCAAAGATTTTCAAGCAGAGAAGTAA